The following are from one region of the Anabas testudineus chromosome 2, fAnaTes1.2, whole genome shotgun sequence genome:
- the LOC113164112 gene encoding poly(rC)-binding protein 3-like isoform X1: MEPIKVQSEGGLNVTLTIRLLMHGKEVGSIIGKKGETVKKMREDSGARINISEGNCPERIVTITGPTDAIFKAFAMIAYKFEEDIINSMSNSPATSKPPVTLRLVVPASQCGSLIGKGGSKIKEMRESTGAQVQVAGDMLPNSTERAVTISGAPEAIIQCVKQICVVMLESPPKGATIPYRPKPASTPVIFSGGQVRADPLGASTANLSLLLQHQPLPAYTIQGQYAIPHPDQLSKLHQLAMQQTPFTPLGQTTPAFPAAGLDASNQASTHELTIPNDLIGCIIGRQGTKINEIRQMSGAQIKIANAMEGSSERQITITGTPANISLAQYLINARFRDVAAMWNDPSSMTTS; this comes from the exons ATGGAGCCCATCAAGGTCCAATCAGAAGGTGGACTGAATGTGACCCTCACCATCAGGCTGCTCATGCACGGCAAG GAGGTTGGAAGCATCATAGGAAAG AAAGGTGAGACGGTGAAGAAAATGCGTGAAGAT AGTGGCGCTCGAATCAACATCTCAGAGGGAAACTGCCCTGAACGGATAGTCACCATCACCGGCCCAACAGACGCTATTTTCAAGGCCTTCGCCATGATAGCCTACAAGTTTGAAGAG gaTATTATCAACTCCATGAGCAACAGTCCAGCCACCAGTAAACCCCCTGTAACCCTGAGGCTCGTTGTCCCGGCCAGCCAGTGTGGCTCCCTCATTGGCAAAGGAGGCTCCAAAAtcaaagagatgagagag TCCACAGGAGCTCAGGTCCAGGTTGCAGGCGACATGCTCCCCAACTCCACTGAGAGAGCAGTGACGATCTCAGGGGCCCCGGAAGCCATCATCCAGTGTGTCAAACAGATATGTGTGGTGATGCTTGAG TCCCCACCGAAAGGTGCCACCATCCCCTACCGCCCCAAGCCTGCCTCCACCCCCGTCATTTTTTCAGGTGGCCAGGTAAGAGCAGACCCACTGGGGGCGTCCACAGCCAACCTCAGCCTCTTACTGCAGCACCAGCCACTGCCT GCTTATACCATTCAAGGACAGTATGCCATCCCTCATCCAGAT CAGTTGAGCAAGCTCCACCAGTTGGCTATGCAGCAAACCCCCTTTACCCCCCTCGGACAGACCACCCCTGCCTTCCCCG CAGCAGGTCTGGATGCCAGTAACCAGGCCAGTACTCATGAACTCACCATTCCCAATGAT CTAATAGGCTGCATAATCGGACGCCAGGGAACCAAAATCAACGAGATCCGTCAGATGTCTGGGGCGCAGATCAAAATTGCTAACGCCATGGAAGGGTCATCGGAGCGCCAGATCACCATCACAGGGACCCCCGCCAACATCAGCCTGGCTCAGTACCTCATCAATGCAAG
- the LOC113164112 gene encoding poly(rC)-binding protein 3-like isoform X4, with protein sequence MEPIKVQSEGGLNVTLTIRLLMHGKEVGSIIGKKGETVKKMREDSGARINISEGNCPERIVTITGPTDAIFKAFAMIAYKFEEDIINSMSNSPATSKPPVTLRLVVPASQCGSLIGKGGSKIKEMRESTGAQVQVAGDMLPNSTERAVTISGAPEAIIQCVKQICVVMLESPPKGATIPYRPKPASTPVIFSGGQAYTIQGQYAIPHPDQLSKLHQLAMQQTPFTPLGQTTPAFPGLDASNQASTHELTIPNDLIGCIIGRQGTKINEIRQMSGAQIKIANAMEGSSERQITITGTPANISLAQYLINARFRDVAAMWNDPSSMTTS encoded by the exons ATGGAGCCCATCAAGGTCCAATCAGAAGGTGGACTGAATGTGACCCTCACCATCAGGCTGCTCATGCACGGCAAG GAGGTTGGAAGCATCATAGGAAAG AAAGGTGAGACGGTGAAGAAAATGCGTGAAGAT AGTGGCGCTCGAATCAACATCTCAGAGGGAAACTGCCCTGAACGGATAGTCACCATCACCGGCCCAACAGACGCTATTTTCAAGGCCTTCGCCATGATAGCCTACAAGTTTGAAGAG gaTATTATCAACTCCATGAGCAACAGTCCAGCCACCAGTAAACCCCCTGTAACCCTGAGGCTCGTTGTCCCGGCCAGCCAGTGTGGCTCCCTCATTGGCAAAGGAGGCTCCAAAAtcaaagagatgagagag TCCACAGGAGCTCAGGTCCAGGTTGCAGGCGACATGCTCCCCAACTCCACTGAGAGAGCAGTGACGATCTCAGGGGCCCCGGAAGCCATCATCCAGTGTGTCAAACAGATATGTGTGGTGATGCTTGAG TCCCCACCGAAAGGTGCCACCATCCCCTACCGCCCCAAGCCTGCCTCCACCCCCGTCATTTTTTCAGGTGGCCAG GCTTATACCATTCAAGGACAGTATGCCATCCCTCATCCAGAT CAGTTGAGCAAGCTCCACCAGTTGGCTATGCAGCAAACCCCCTTTACCCCCCTCGGACAGACCACCCCTGCCTTCCCCG GTCTGGATGCCAGTAACCAGGCCAGTACTCATGAACTCACCATTCCCAATGAT CTAATAGGCTGCATAATCGGACGCCAGGGAACCAAAATCAACGAGATCCGTCAGATGTCTGGGGCGCAGATCAAAATTGCTAACGCCATGGAAGGGTCATCGGAGCGCCAGATCACCATCACAGGGACCCCCGCCAACATCAGCCTGGCTCAGTACCTCATCAATGCAAG
- the LOC113164112 gene encoding poly(rC)-binding protein 3-like isoform X2 has product MEPIKVQSEGGLNVTLTIRLLMHGKEVGSIIGKKGETVKKMREDSGARINISEGNCPERIVTITGPTDAIFKAFAMIAYKFEEDIINSMSNSPATSKPPVTLRLVVPASQCGSLIGKGGSKIKEMRESTGAQVQVAGDMLPNSTERAVTISGAPEAIIQCVKQICVVMLESPPKGATIPYRPKPASTPVIFSGGQVRADPLGASTANLSLLLQHQPLPAYTIQGQYAIPHPDQLSKLHQLAMQQTPFTPLGQTTPAFPGLDASNQASTHELTIPNDLIGCIIGRQGTKINEIRQMSGAQIKIANAMEGSSERQITITGTPANISLAQYLINARFRDVAAMWNDPSSMTTS; this is encoded by the exons ATGGAGCCCATCAAGGTCCAATCAGAAGGTGGACTGAATGTGACCCTCACCATCAGGCTGCTCATGCACGGCAAG GAGGTTGGAAGCATCATAGGAAAG AAAGGTGAGACGGTGAAGAAAATGCGTGAAGAT AGTGGCGCTCGAATCAACATCTCAGAGGGAAACTGCCCTGAACGGATAGTCACCATCACCGGCCCAACAGACGCTATTTTCAAGGCCTTCGCCATGATAGCCTACAAGTTTGAAGAG gaTATTATCAACTCCATGAGCAACAGTCCAGCCACCAGTAAACCCCCTGTAACCCTGAGGCTCGTTGTCCCGGCCAGCCAGTGTGGCTCCCTCATTGGCAAAGGAGGCTCCAAAAtcaaagagatgagagag TCCACAGGAGCTCAGGTCCAGGTTGCAGGCGACATGCTCCCCAACTCCACTGAGAGAGCAGTGACGATCTCAGGGGCCCCGGAAGCCATCATCCAGTGTGTCAAACAGATATGTGTGGTGATGCTTGAG TCCCCACCGAAAGGTGCCACCATCCCCTACCGCCCCAAGCCTGCCTCCACCCCCGTCATTTTTTCAGGTGGCCAGGTAAGAGCAGACCCACTGGGGGCGTCCACAGCCAACCTCAGCCTCTTACTGCAGCACCAGCCACTGCCT GCTTATACCATTCAAGGACAGTATGCCATCCCTCATCCAGAT CAGTTGAGCAAGCTCCACCAGTTGGCTATGCAGCAAACCCCCTTTACCCCCCTCGGACAGACCACCCCTGCCTTCCCCG GTCTGGATGCCAGTAACCAGGCCAGTACTCATGAACTCACCATTCCCAATGAT CTAATAGGCTGCATAATCGGACGCCAGGGAACCAAAATCAACGAGATCCGTCAGATGTCTGGGGCGCAGATCAAAATTGCTAACGCCATGGAAGGGTCATCGGAGCGCCAGATCACCATCACAGGGACCCCCGCCAACATCAGCCTGGCTCAGTACCTCATCAATGCAAG
- the LOC113164112 gene encoding poly(rC)-binding protein 3-like isoform X3: MEPIKVQSEGGLNVTLTIRLLMHGKEVGSIIGKKGETVKKMREDSGARINISEGNCPERIVTITGPTDAIFKAFAMIAYKFEEDIINSMSNSPATSKPPVTLRLVVPASQCGSLIGKGGSKIKEMRESTGAQVQVAGDMLPNSTERAVTISGAPEAIIQCVKQICVVMLESPPKGATIPYRPKPASTPVIFSGGQVRADPLGASTANLSLLLQHQPLPAYTIQGQYAIPHPDLSKLHQLAMQQTPFTPLGQTTPAFPGLDASNQASTHELTIPNDLIGCIIGRQGTKINEIRQMSGAQIKIANAMEGSSERQITITGTPANISLAQYLINARFRDVAAMWNDPSSMTTS, translated from the exons ATGGAGCCCATCAAGGTCCAATCAGAAGGTGGACTGAATGTGACCCTCACCATCAGGCTGCTCATGCACGGCAAG GAGGTTGGAAGCATCATAGGAAAG AAAGGTGAGACGGTGAAGAAAATGCGTGAAGAT AGTGGCGCTCGAATCAACATCTCAGAGGGAAACTGCCCTGAACGGATAGTCACCATCACCGGCCCAACAGACGCTATTTTCAAGGCCTTCGCCATGATAGCCTACAAGTTTGAAGAG gaTATTATCAACTCCATGAGCAACAGTCCAGCCACCAGTAAACCCCCTGTAACCCTGAGGCTCGTTGTCCCGGCCAGCCAGTGTGGCTCCCTCATTGGCAAAGGAGGCTCCAAAAtcaaagagatgagagag TCCACAGGAGCTCAGGTCCAGGTTGCAGGCGACATGCTCCCCAACTCCACTGAGAGAGCAGTGACGATCTCAGGGGCCCCGGAAGCCATCATCCAGTGTGTCAAACAGATATGTGTGGTGATGCTTGAG TCCCCACCGAAAGGTGCCACCATCCCCTACCGCCCCAAGCCTGCCTCCACCCCCGTCATTTTTTCAGGTGGCCAGGTAAGAGCAGACCCACTGGGGGCGTCCACAGCCAACCTCAGCCTCTTACTGCAGCACCAGCCACTGCCT GCTTATACCATTCAAGGACAGTATGCCATCCCTCATCCAGAT TTGAGCAAGCTCCACCAGTTGGCTATGCAGCAAACCCCCTTTACCCCCCTCGGACAGACCACCCCTGCCTTCCCCG GTCTGGATGCCAGTAACCAGGCCAGTACTCATGAACTCACCATTCCCAATGAT CTAATAGGCTGCATAATCGGACGCCAGGGAACCAAAATCAACGAGATCCGTCAGATGTCTGGGGCGCAGATCAAAATTGCTAACGCCATGGAAGGGTCATCGGAGCGCCAGATCACCATCACAGGGACCCCCGCCAACATCAGCCTGGCTCAGTACCTCATCAATGCAAG